A single window of Bradyrhizobium daqingense DNA harbors:
- the glpX gene encoding class II fructose-bisphosphatase, whose protein sequence is MSTHIEVPPHALLERILTLEIVRVTERAAVSSARLRGHGNEKAADQAAVDAMRRELNKLPIQGTIVIGEGERDEAPMLYIGEQVGLKAGPEVDIAVDPLEGTTLCAKNMPGSIATMAMADGGTLLHAPDVYMQKLAIGPGYDKGVVDLDASPADNVRRLAKAKGVKPEGITVLVLDRPRHASIIESVRSTGAAVRLITDGDVAGVIHCADPDNTGVDMYLGTGGAPEGVLAAVALRCIGGQMQCRLILDSAEKVERAAKMGVNDPKMIYGIEDMARGDCLFAATGVTTGSLLSGVKFRKDGVIETETVVMRSVTGTVRYIKAEHRELAKFHLD, encoded by the coding sequence ATGTCGACCCATATTGAAGTCCCCCCGCACGCCTTGCTCGAGCGCATTCTGACGCTGGAGATCGTGCGGGTGACGGAGCGGGCGGCGGTGTCGTCGGCGCGGCTGCGCGGTCACGGCAACGAGAAGGCCGCTGACCAGGCCGCCGTGGACGCCATGCGGCGCGAGCTCAACAAGCTGCCGATCCAGGGCACCATCGTGATCGGCGAGGGCGAGCGCGACGAAGCACCGATGCTCTATATCGGCGAGCAGGTCGGCCTCAAGGCCGGCCCCGAGGTCGACATCGCGGTCGACCCGCTCGAGGGCACCACGCTGTGCGCCAAGAACATGCCGGGCTCGATCGCCACGATGGCGATGGCCGACGGCGGCACGCTGCTGCACGCGCCTGACGTCTACATGCAAAAGCTCGCGATCGGCCCCGGCTACGACAAGGGCGTGGTCGATCTCGATGCCTCGCCGGCCGATAATGTCCGCCGCCTCGCCAAGGCCAAGGGCGTCAAGCCGGAGGGCATCACTGTGCTGGTGCTCGACCGTCCGCGCCACGCCAGCATCATCGAGAGCGTGCGCTCGACCGGCGCCGCCGTGCGCCTGATCACCGACGGCGACGTCGCGGGCGTCATCCACTGCGCCGACCCCGACAACACCGGCGTCGACATGTATCTCGGCACCGGCGGTGCACCCGAAGGCGTGCTCGCCGCCGTGGCGCTGCGATGCATCGGCGGCCAGATGCAGTGCCGCCTCATCCTCGATTCAGCCGAGAAGGTCGAGCGTGCCGCCAAGATGGGCGTCAACGACCCCAAGATGATCTACGGGATCGAGGACATGGCGCGCGGCGACTGCCTGTTTGCCGCTACCGGCGTCACCACCGGCTCGCTGCTGTCGGGCGTCAAGTTCCGCAAGGACGGCGTGATCGAGACCGAGACGGTCGTGATGCGTTCGGTGACCGGTACGGTGCGCTACATCAAGGCGGAGCACCGCGAGCTGGCCAAGTTCCATCTGGACTGA
- a CDS encoding ASCH domain-containing protein, with translation MSKPVPERYRHLRSFAFGDSPALADELVELVIRGIKTATCSTEDEPNISTPGERWVVLDGGAEPRCVIETTGVTYRRFNEVDAAFAYDEGEGDRSLAHWRCAHQSYFGRLGRYSEDMMLMCERFRLIEVFSDGPGEGS, from the coding sequence ATGAGCAAGCCGGTGCCCGAGCGCTATCGACATCTGCGAAGCTTCGCGTTCGGCGACAGCCCTGCGCTTGCGGACGAACTGGTTGAGCTCGTCATCAGGGGCATCAAGACCGCGACGTGCAGCACCGAAGACGAGCCGAACATCTCCACGCCCGGTGAACGCTGGGTCGTGCTCGACGGGGGGGCAGAGCCGCGCTGCGTCATCGAAACCACAGGGGTGACGTATCGGCGCTTCAATGAGGTCGACGCCGCCTTCGCGTATGACGAGGGAGAAGGCGACCGCAGCCTGGCCCATTGGCGATGCGCCCATCAATCCTATTTCGGCAGGCTTGGGCGATATAGCGAGGACATGATGCTGATGTGCGAGCGTTTTCGCCTGATCGAGGTTTTCAGCGATGGACCTGGTGAGGGGTCATAG
- a CDS encoding homoserine dehydrogenase — MVAPLKVGIAGLGTVGAEVVRLIETQARVLAGRSGRGIRVVAVTARSKAKKRGVDLRGVDWAKDPISLATHPEVDCFVELMGGAGDPALSAVEAALGAGKSVVTANKALLAKHGLKLAKAAEKNGGALNFEAAVGAAIPVIKTLREGLAGTGINRVYGILNGTCNYILTRMEQEGLSFAECLKDAQRLGYAEANPSFDVDGHDTAQKLAILASLAFGTKVAQSAVYVEGISSIAPEDLRAADDLGYRLKLLGVAVRTAKGIEQRVHPTMVPKSSSIAQVMGVTNAVTIDGEGIPPITLVGPGAGGAATASAVVADIADVARGIRANPFGRPISQLRDTQKAPMERHEGGYYIRLLARDFPGTAAAIATRLAEQKISIESIVQRHPNGGAAPDNGKAVPVPVILITYATHEDAVRRALAAVQKDKVISGRPQVIRIEKN, encoded by the coding sequence GTCGCACCCCTGAAAGTGGGCATAGCGGGGCTCGGCACCGTGGGTGCCGAAGTCGTCCGTTTGATCGAAACGCAGGCGCGCGTGCTCGCGGGCCGCAGCGGCCGGGGCATCCGCGTCGTCGCCGTCACGGCACGCTCGAAGGCGAAGAAGCGCGGCGTCGACCTACGCGGCGTCGACTGGGCGAAGGATCCCATCTCGCTTGCCACCCATCCAGAGGTCGATTGCTTCGTCGAGCTGATGGGCGGCGCCGGTGATCCCGCGCTGTCGGCGGTGGAGGCCGCGCTGGGCGCCGGCAAGTCGGTCGTCACCGCCAACAAGGCGCTGCTCGCCAAGCACGGCCTCAAGCTCGCCAAGGCAGCTGAGAAGAACGGCGGCGCGCTGAATTTCGAGGCAGCTGTCGGGGCCGCGATCCCCGTCATCAAGACGTTGCGCGAGGGTCTTGCCGGAACCGGCATCAATCGCGTTTACGGCATCCTCAACGGCACCTGCAATTACATTCTGACCCGGATGGAGCAGGAGGGGCTGTCCTTCGCCGAATGCCTGAAGGATGCGCAGCGGCTCGGCTATGCCGAGGCCAATCCGTCCTTCGACGTCGACGGCCACGACACCGCGCAGAAACTCGCCATTCTCGCCAGCCTCGCTTTCGGCACGAAAGTTGCTCAAAGCGCGGTGTATGTGGAAGGCATCTCATCCATCGCCCCGGAAGATCTGCGCGCCGCCGACGATCTCGGTTACAGGCTCAAGTTGCTCGGCGTTGCGGTTCGCACCGCCAAGGGCATCGAGCAGCGCGTGCACCCGACCATGGTGCCGAAATCCTCCTCGATCGCGCAGGTGATGGGTGTCACCAATGCGGTCACGATCGACGGCGAGGGGATTCCGCCGATCACGCTGGTCGGCCCCGGTGCGGGAGGAGCGGCGACCGCATCCGCGGTGGTCGCTGATATCGCAGACGTCGCGCGCGGCATCCGTGCCAATCCGTTCGGCCGGCCGATCTCGCAACTGCGCGACACCCAGAAGGCGCCGATGGAGCGGCATGAGGGCGGATACTATATTCGCCTGCTCGCGCGCGACTTCCCCGGCACGGCAGCCGCGATCGCAACGCGGCTCGCCGAGCAGAAGATTTCTATCGAGTCGATCGTACAGCGTCATCCCAATGGCGGTGCTGCGCCTGACAATGGTAAGGCGGTCCCGGTGCCCGTCATCCTGATCACCTACGCCACTCACGAAGACGCCGTGCGCCGTGCGCTCGCGGCCGTGCAGAAGGACAAGGTGATCAGCGGACGGCCGCAGGTGATCCGGATCGAGAAGAACTAG
- a CDS encoding haloacid dehalogenase type II, translating to MTPTSDLSALKALVFDVFGTVVDWRTSLITDFMWWSKQRGITADWTALVDGWRGMYMASMDDVREHPERGYVMLDDLHRRSLEKLVDQFAIKGLTEADLDYLTKGWHRLHPWPDSVAGLTRLKSKFVISPLSNGNVALLTNMAKFAGLPWDLIMSAELFEHYKPDPETYLGAARLLCLRPQEVMMVAAHNGDLAAAQKNGLKTAFVARPTEYGPLQKIDFEATGNWDIVAKDFGGIADKLGC from the coding sequence ATGACACCAACATCCGATCTCTCCGCCTTGAAAGCCCTGGTTTTCGACGTGTTCGGCACGGTCGTGGACTGGCGCACGAGTCTCATCACCGACTTCATGTGGTGGAGCAAGCAGCGCGGCATCACCGCTGATTGGACCGCGCTCGTCGACGGCTGGCGCGGGATGTACATGGCCTCGATGGACGACGTGCGCGAACATCCCGAGCGCGGCTATGTCATGCTCGACGACCTGCATCGCCGCTCGCTGGAAAAGCTGGTCGATCAATTCGCGATCAAGGGCCTCACCGAGGCCGATCTCGATTATCTCACCAAGGGCTGGCACCGCCTGCATCCCTGGCCCGACAGCGTCGCCGGCCTCACGCGGCTGAAATCGAAATTCGTGATCTCGCCGCTCTCGAACGGCAACGTCGCGCTGCTCACCAACATGGCCAAGTTCGCCGGCCTGCCGTGGGACCTGATCATGTCGGCCGAGCTGTTCGAGCACTACAAGCCCGATCCGGAGACCTATCTCGGCGCCGCGCGCCTGCTCTGCCTGAGGCCGCAAGAGGTGATGATGGTCGCGGCTCACAATGGCGATCTTGCCGCCGCGCAGAAGAACGGGCTCAAGACCGCGTTCGTGGCGCGACCGACCGAGTACGGGCCGCTTCAGAAGATCGATTTCGAAGCGACCGGCAATTGGGACATCGTCGCGAAGGATTTTGGTGGTATCGCCGACAAGCTCGGCTGCTAG